The DNA region AACCTCCTCATCTTTTAGATGAGTCCCTGCCTCACTTTCCACCGCTGCCTCATCAGGTGTCTGTGAAACAAGTTACACCGTCGTTACCGGCCGTAAACAGGCGAGAGACGGTGAAATGGCCAAATGGCCCTGTTAATTTAGTCTGGGCCTGCCTCGGGTTTGCAGGTCTTCTCGGTAGGCCGGCTCCAGGCCATTGCGATCACAGAGCCCTGCTTTTCCAAGTCTGCGGCGATGGGGCGTCTGCTGGCTATTACTTCATCGCTGTCTGTCCCTCCTGCTGACCCTGAATTAGTGTTGGTTGCACATAGTACCTCTAGATAGGGAACTTCTTCTGGAATTAGGGAATTTCCACATGCTATGGGGCAGAAGGTAAACGATCTGTTACAATGCTTCCGTTAGGCCCGGTGTGCTTATATACAGGACTGTgcagaagtcttaggcagtgAAAGAAAATGATCAGAGCTATTTGTCTTGGTAGCAagtgtatattattttgttCAGAAGAAATGCTGTTTAATTTTACAACATACGTAAAATATCAGCAAAACTAACAGGGATTTctgctgttctccaaaaagttcctTGTTGGACGGCTAGAAAAACGCtgtttcagttcccaaaccgctcctcaggggcacctcagccattccatgaatttgtttaatttcaccgccagctcaattaattaattaattcaggTATATAACTGGATGAGGTATTGGTTAGCCAAACATGGTATGCTGGTGGTTAATTCAAGAACATATTGCTACATTAGGTGgttactgcaaatactggggtgacctTTGGAGATATATTGAAATGGCCAAGCTGACATGCTGCTACACACataaatgcatacatttaaAGATCATTTGGGAAAATTTAAACATAGTGCTCACAGAAAATCTGAAGATGCTTGCTTAATTTGCTTAATTAATTGGAAAAGATATTGCAAATGTATTggttcaataacaaaaataattacaaaattacaaaaatacaattaataagattacttaaaatatatattttacattataAACATCCAGTgattttaagtaaaacattcattttaagtactaataaactgaaacccaaattatagtttTCAACGAGCTGTTCCGATTTAAATAGTTAATTGACAAGCAGTCTCATTGggggctttttaattagtaacacctttgcaataacatgaaacaccaaacatttgcgAATAGAATCTCTCTGAAAGCCAGTAACTACAGTTACAATTAATAGCAAAACGGCAAGTATAGAACTGGATGaatcagtcaaacaaaaattcaCACTTACTGTAATGCAAAGAAAATGTCTGTTTGgaagatatgtgcagatatgttaaGCTGTCAAgggacttttgttatgaaaccagtaaatttgcaatgtttttacaGAAGTAAGCACAGACATTCTGTGAGCAGCttaattttctttgactgcctaagacattTGCACATTACTGTATGTTAAGCGACGCCCCTCACCGTTACAAACGTCGTCTCTCTCATCGCTGACTAGTGGGGCACCCTGTCTGCTATCTTCATGTCCTGGAAGATCCTCTTGGTCTTGACCTTTGTGGAGTAGAGGTCGAAAAGCCGCACTTCCCGCGACCTAACGTGAGCAAACACATAAGTGGCATTAAGCACAATCACTTATGATGTTTATTCAGAAAATCCATCAACTGACACCCTGACTCGCCTCCGACGCCGAGCGCGATCCGCTGAGAGGCGTCCAGCAGTCAGAGAGCAGAAGTCGATGCACATTTGTCAGTTTCTGCTCCCGTAATTCAACTCTATATTTCTCTTGAAGACTTTGAAAAAAGTCGTCGTTCTGGTGCAACAGTGGAAAAGAATGTTAATTTGCAGAAATGGCCAAGGTGGAGATGTAGGACGGGAAGCCAGCTGGACATGCAAAGGTTTAAAAGCAAAAGGCTCTACGGAAAATGGCAAAAATAAAACCTTTAAAGGCCCTTTAAAAGGAAAACTTAATATAAATAAACACTATGAACAAATGACGGAGAGAACACAGAACCAGGACTGACCAAACGAATGatctgtaaaagtgcagctCTTTCTTTTCCGGTTTTAAAATGGCCTGATTCCTCCTGGCTGGTTCCATTTCTTGATtattgattttcattttctgaccCTAAACAATTCTAGGTGCCACTTTTCAATAAGGCTCCCCATATAAAGGGATTATGAACggtttataatctggttattaattaggttgcaACACCTAATAGAAAATTTTAAGCAAGTTATATCACAGTTTTTCAacgagttactaccatttacaagtgACAAAACAGAGGCTTATTGTAAAGTTGGTACCCAATTCTACATTCTGTTAGCAACCTTGAAGAAATTACAGGGTAAGATTCCCCCACCCAAAAGTCAAACTCTTTTTGAATACTATCAACAACCTGGTCATTATTCAAAACCTGTGGGCAAAAAATATAACTTCACTGGCCAAACCCTTCTGCTATATTGGAGATATGATCGATACCAAGCGAGAGCCTTATTATACTCCTGAAAAAGTCCTTATGGAAGGTGAGTCACGCTCATCCGCAGGTACCTCTCAGAGCGCTGTGCGACGGAAACACAAGTTATGACTCACGGTGTGCAGCAGGCCCCTCAGCACGGCCCTGACCTCGGCCTCCTGCAGCTCCATTAGGTGAGTCAGTAAGCACAGCGCAGAGTCACCCCAGGACCGAGTCTTCAGCACAGCCCTCGTCTTCCTCAGCCATGTAATGACCGCCAATCTTAGCATGGCCAGCCCTTCCGGAACATTCTCTTAAACAGACCCGCAAACAGAAAACTGCAAAGTTCAGCTTCAATGGGTAAACAAATAATGGTTAGAACTGCTGTAGTAAGAGTTAGGGTGTCTAAACTGTTCTAAGTTTGTATTCTTTAGGAACTTACAGATATTTCACCTTTGTTAGAGATTTTTGGAGTAAATTTCTATAGTAGACTGCAATTTTGGCTCACTATAAGCTGAGGCCCGAAGCAGTGGCAATTAATGGCATTGCTGAGGGTTTGCAGAGACCTGCGTCAGACGAATGCGGTTCCTCCTCTCCTGCCAGCTCCTCCAAGGTCACCGCGTGGAGCAGTTCCACGAGGAACCACCTCTCTTTCTCATGGCAGGACAACACATGCTGCAGCACGGCCTGCTGGCAGATCACGGAGATCAAAAGTTAGGTAGACTCATGAGCATTCTTCCCTAACAGAGGCTTCGGGAGGAAATTGGCAGAGTCTGCATCACGCATAATAAATGCCTTTGTTCTCGGGTCGGCCCTGTCATCTTGAGAGCCCTCCACTTCAGCCTTACAGATGTTAGAAGAGAGCAGCACATGTAGGAACTTTCCAAAATAGATCAATAAATCCAAGTGCTCCTTGTTCCCTACAGCGCCAAAATCCATTTCTCATGCAAGGGCCAGGCGGCATGGGTTCCTGTCTTGTCTGCATGTGTTACCTGCTGCATGCAGGGAGAGGCCTTCTCAGATTCTCCACAGATGGCCCAAGGACTCTCCTCAGCCAGCCAATACCTGGCTAAATCTTCACAGTGCGACAGGCCCACCTCAGGCCTGGAGGGAGGACCATGAAAATGTCCAACACACGAGAATGCCAAGGCATCGTTCACATTACGAGTCTCATTGTCCAAATCTGATTTTCTGCTCTGATCATTTTCCTGTCTTGACGGTTCACGTTCATAATTACAAGTGACCTGCATctcgctgtaatgtgaacacATCTGTCCTCTGAAACGACATGCATGCAGACACCGATGCATTTTTGCACAAGGCATCTGCATCACCAGCATCAAAAAACATTTGACGATGACAGCAGTGCCCAGCGGAGGCGTACTGGCAAAAACACATGAATTCCAACTTGATTCTGCTCGTTCGTGTCACGTGACCATGCATTGGTTATAGATAGGAGCAGATATGAAACTGACTCAAAtctgatttaataagatttgtGTGTCCACACAGCCCATAATAATCAGATCTGAGTCGCATTCGggcaaaaacaaaaatcagaTTTGAATCATTTCAGCTGGTAGTTTGAACGTAGCCTAAATGAATTCTAAGGATTGATTAATACTCAGTGTGTCCTTGATTTTTATATTAATCACAGTCTATCAACTTATGACAGTTCATATAGCCCATAAATTGACTGTAATTTATATTAGGTACCTTCCTCTCATTTCCTAAAAATAAACCAGAGATCTAGGATGAACCATCTCTTTGGCCATAGGAATCCGCAGACAGTAGATACTGATAAATCTGGTATCCTTtgataataaatatttataaaattattcattttttattttacatatcCCTGATTACTGTCTTATGCAAATATAGTTACTGATATcattgctttttatttttagtcTCACTTTAACATATTATTTCTATTCATTTTaatcatatttttatttatgtttttgtattgttttcatCGTATTACTGTACGTATTTTGAGCCACAATCCATGTAGCAGGAAGGGACGCATTTCACACCATGCATGCGAAGTGTTCCTTTGCGTAAGTGACAAGTGTGACGTGAAAAGCAATCAGAGCGGAGAGCGGTTAAACTCACCACTTATCCCAGGACAGGCTAGCAGCCAGGGCAGCAGTGTGTGagtgcttctctctctctgccctcaTAGTAGCCAGtctcacacacagggacagcAACCGCAAGCCCGTCACGTCTAAGCTACGAGGGAATACGGAGGCATAACCTTGAGAAGGGCATCAATAATGAAGCAAAGACTGTTTCCTCGAAAtccccatcaccctgagccGGTGGATAACCAACTTCCGCCAGTCCTGAATAAGTCATGAAAGCCAGCAAACGAACTCGAAGGCACAGAATCTGCTCAATGTTTCATTAGGGCCAACGTCTTGAGCGACATGCTGCCCACTGACACGAACAGCGAGACCCTGAGGAGATGCCAGGCTATGACTGACATCCATCTGAAGCATTTAAATTTCATCAGCAAAGGGAAGAACACACTTTCGGGTTGCTTAGAAAGTTGCAAACATTTTCATCAGATTTAGACAAAACGTATGTTTTACGGTGATTTGTGTTTGAGTGAAAGCTAACTGAAGGAGTGCTTTCATTCAGGAGCAGAGGAGTGTTTTCTTTCTGTACAAAAATCTAACACATTAACCTGTAAACAGTCTCACTTATGTGCCAAACTAGCCATTTTAATTCCATATATTTTTTACAAGTAACAAGAATTAATTCATGAGGCTACAACTTGCGTACAAAATAAAtcatatcaaatacattaaTACAGTGTCTGATGTGATGCTTTAAACCTGGAGCATACAGCCAGTGTCCTGAATCCACAAACCCTGTTCCCATCCATTATCAGTACAGGTAAGTTACACTGGTTCCATGAAGTCCAAAGACCAGCAGAAGGAggacagcgtgtggctcagtgcctgtgatgggaaggtcactggtttgagcCTGTCCTCGGCAGAATtgtcatgtctgtgggcccttgagcgagacccttaacccccccccccccaaaagttccatgggtgctgctgcaggtggctgcccctcaCCACCAAGCTGGCTCTCATTAACACGTGCATCAtggagaggaggatggggtaaaGAGAATCTTCCCATGGGATCCATAAAGTGATGTTActgttcttattattattagaatagAGCAACAGCCCCTAAGAGCCCAGAAGGCCtgtcagtaccccccccccccacccccacccccgacccAGGACCCGCTCACCTTCCCATGAGAAACGCCAGGGCGCCGATCTCTCGCTGCCGGCTGCACTGCAGCTCTCTGAGCGATAAGGCTGCCGTCCACTGCAGCTCCTCCGCGCACACCTCCTCCCGACACCTCCTCAGGAGCACCTGATCTGAGCTCCTGCAGGTCACGGAGGCCAGTGCAAGGTCAGGGGAGAAGATCGATGGGCCAGAACCGAAATCCACCCTCACCTACAATGAGAAGCTACAACACATTCTGATGGTAGCATGATGAAAGGCATAATGAAAtgattggaggaccttctgccGAACTGAATAGGAATCAGATTTATTGCCCAAGtatgcttacacacacacacacacacacacacacacacacacacacacacacacacacaacaacaacaacaacaacaacaacaaatttatttttatatagcgcattatcacaacattacattgtctcaaagcgctttacagtatcctcacccaaagcccccagtgagtaagccataggcgacagtggcaaggaaaaactccctagaaggaagaaaccttgagagggaccagactcaaaggggaagcccatcctccaggggccggcagggatagtcaaatagagagaggagagcaaggaagataagccaatgccgaagccgagtcttcttccaattgccaggcaaccagaggtaaatgcacagacacacgctcacacagacacatatacacacgcaGGCACGCACACACGGGGACATTTGGTCATTTGGTAAGGTATTCACGCACACACGGGGACATTTGGTAAGGTATTCCTTGaaccacacgcacatacacacgcatttccacccacacacgcacatacacccacgcgcacacacacacagacacgctcacaaacacacgcacatgtgCACACAAAGTGATTTTTGTCTCTATTTCAATGGCTCTTAAAAACATACTGTTTACATTTTGGGCACTGGCAGTTATGTTGTGCTATTTCATGTTATTTAATTCTATGTCACTTTATGTCATGTCATGCCATGTTTTGTCATGTTATGCTATGTCATGTTATGAATGTCATGTGATGTTATGGAATGTCAGGTTATGTTGTTGTGTTGTCATGTTATGTTGTTGTGTTGTCATGTTATGTCATGCTTTGTCATGTCATGTCATGTTatattttgtcctgctttgtcatGCCATGTTATGTCATGTTATGTTATGTCATGCTTTGTCATGTCATGTCATGTTTTGTCATATGTTATGAATGTCATGTCATGTTATGGAATGTCAGGTTATGTTGTTGTGTTGTCATGTTATGTCATGCTTTGTCATGTTATGTCATGTTatattttgtcctgctttgtcatGCCATGTTATGTCATGTTATGTTATGTCATGCTTTGTCATGTCATGTCATGTTTTGTCATATGTTATGAATGTCATGTCATGTTATGGAATGTCAGGTTATGTTGTTGTGTTGTCATGTTATGGAATGTCAGGTTATGTTGTTGTGTTGTCATGTTATGTTGTGCTTCGCCATGTTATATCATGTTGTTATGAAGGTCATGTCAT from Brienomyrus brachyistius isolate T26 chromosome 1, BBRACH_0.4, whole genome shotgun sequence includes:
- the LOC125746336 gene encoding uncharacterized protein LOC125746336, encoding MGGKTDLAAMLDALGMSAEEKLSVKDVRSLCHSILHVSVGPDEVQRAAQKVTGDNVGLFFHAGKLLDTLLEIERDRVANEDVIIVTKDRDTESKEFRMSEARLHTVLPSLCIGRGGDVEAESAGFRWMAPPRTDPLQDMEEKYAILRRKLLTEMLQEHYGVASWEALLPWQQEERVEEQEALAEEVLCAADELALCELPGAFRRYRSSDQVLLRRCREEVCAEELQWTAALSLRELQCSRQREIGALAFLMGSLDVTGLRLLSLCVRLATMRAEREKHSHTAALAASLSWDKWPEVGLSHCEDLARYWLAEESPWAICGESEKASPCMQQQAVLQHVLSCHEKERWFLVELLHAVTLEELAGEEEPHSSDAENVPEGLAMLRLAVITWLRKTRAVLKTRSWGDSALCLLTHLMELQEAEVRAVLRGLLHTRIALGVGGESREVRLFDLYSTKVKTKRIFQDMKIADRVPH